The Ricinus communis isolate WT05 ecotype wild-type chromosome 8, ASM1957865v1, whole genome shotgun sequence sequence acaaaaagaaaaaaacacttCCTCTCAGCTTTCTCTCGCTTTCCGCGAAAATGTCAAAATCCAACAAAATCCGTCACATTGTAAGAGTACAGCAAATGTTGAAGCGGTGGCGCAGAAAGGCAAGACTAACCGCATCATCGCGAGGAGCAGCAGCGCCGGCTGATGTACCGGCTGGACACGTGGCAGTATGTGTAGGGGAGAGTTACAAAAGGTTTATCGTACGTGCGACGTACCTTAACCATCCTATATTCAAGAACCTCCTCGTACAAGCCGAAGAAGAGTACGGTTTTAAAAACATCGGACCTTTAACTATTCCTTGCGATGAGTCTGTCTTTGAAGAGATACTGCGTGTCGTTTCGTCGCGATCTGAGTCTCTTCGGTTCTCTAATGTTGAAGAGGTTCAGAGATGCTGCCACGTGGATATCATTAGGAGTCATCTTGAATTTTTGAGTGAATCAAGGCCGTTGCTTCATGGTTAGATATAGTGAATCGTTTGACTCGAGTGAGTTCCCGTGTTGGATTAACTaactatattctttttttttttaatatagttatttgtattattttaggtttctttttttagttagAGAAGCtatagctttttttttttttctttttctttaatggaGATGGCAAGTTGGGTTGGGTTTTTCTTGGAACCGAGTCATCCCGAGTTGAAGATAAAGCAAGGGAGTGGAGAgaagtattattttatcatctCTTGTAAATTACGAGGCTAATTTGTCAAAAGGATAGTAATGATGAAGCTCTTAATTTATTAGAGTATTTAAATcttagtattatttattatatttctttttttatcatttattgaCTTGTTTATGCTTTCtgttttataattgttttctttggcagtcagaaaagaattattagtaaaaactaattatagaTTGATTTATAGAAAGTATTGacattaataaatacaaaaaaaaaattatattgatttctaataataatttcatacaGGAAATAGTTGTGAAGGAGCTGTTTGGATTAagtgattttaaattttataaatataagaattgaatttttatttagtgagtaaaaagtaaatctatgaattataaaaagttattttaatttttaaaatttttcactttttagaattttaaattaaaaatctactATTTTAATACCTAAAGATATTTAGTTTGCACGATTCATATAATGGCTAATATATTTGGTAAACCAATCTAAATCTCGCTGTATTTCTAGATAGGTTAGTAAAAGCTTTTATCTTTAAGGTGGAGGTTTTCACTTGTACAGTTAATTGGTTATAGTGACAAACTATTAAAaagtatcaaattgataataGCCcacctaaattttttttattccctttaataatattaactaacATATACTAATTTAGTAAAACTTAAACATCAATCAGCAGTCAGTTCTATTAGATTTAgtctatattttaaaattaacttttacaaatatttttaataatatagataattaattatagtatttttaattattatagtttatttttattaatttatattattaaaaataatatactaaataaaattcataatgtAATTTATcacactaataataataattaataaaatttattaaattttttatttaccaaCTACTACTAGCTATCAATTATTAGCAAATTTTTccatcaaataaaatagaagatattattaataatttttgaagatatctccaaataaattctatttatgaATCGAATCAAATATGaatgttatattatataaaatttaattttatatttatttgatgtaatattattaattgacGTGACTCATATTTTCTAGAATATTCCTATAAATGATACGATACATAAAACCTacctaattattttcttaaatataaactattacacattatttaatatgtttcAAACTACTCAAACTACCAaacatttaatttgaaaaatcaaaatttaataaatagtaaaGTCCAATATCTTAATTGTTATGTGAcatattcataataaaaatgtgATGCATTTTTGTGAATGTGGTACATGATCGAACCACAAATTCTTAGGTATAAGATTCATGCAATTAATGCACTTCAACTGCCACTAATGTTTCTTATTAGAGCAGTTAACAAAATATTGACCAATgaataatatcataaaatgtattttattaactaaCATATTGCAATAACAAAGGAggtttctcttttcttttattttttcaatatataagcACAGATCTTAGTATAAAAATGATGAAGAATTCTGTATTTCTTTTCctcaatatataaaaaaatataatgaaataattctttaattctattagaacACATTTCTATCTCTTTTAGATTAAGTAATTTTACATGTcattttttagattaataCATTTCGATTTAATTGAAATGTTTAAAATtagtgatttatttaatttcatgcatttaaataaattttatttaattatagaaaatttctttattattatttatatgttttttagTTCATTCCtgattttttttgaaataaaatgagtgtttcattaagaat is a genomic window containing:
- the LOC8284392 gene encoding indole-3-acetic acid-induced protein ARG7; translation: MSKSNKIRHIVRVQQMLKRWRRKARLTASSRGAAAPADVPAGHVAVCVGESYKRFIVRATYLNHPIFKNLLVQAEEEYGFKNIGPLTIPCDESVFEEILRVVSSRSESLRFSNVEEVQRCCHVDIIRSHLEFLSESRPLLHG